The Mya arenaria isolate MELC-2E11 chromosome 16, ASM2691426v1 genome includes a window with the following:
- the LOC128221141 gene encoding uncharacterized protein LOC128221141, which translates to MRNTAFIFVTLLILVGLQVQVSQACSGISCPYYFGTTPLRCVNKPGKRKKRSSSPTRSTIAITHRYLYYRGYYMEFGGTRSGGYAKVGTYRWGSRCSADTESRPAGWSRVSLDCMRKCADSYKWMYGSFHWYNNNCHDFANRMARVLYDGRYSSSYCPWWCTYRK; encoded by the exons ATGAGGAACAcggcttttatatttgttacg TTGCTGATACTGGTAGGTCTGCAAGTACAGGTTTCACAGGCTTGTAGCG GTATCTCCTGTCCATACTATTTCGGCACGACTCCATTACGGTGTGTTAACAAGCCGGGAAAGCGAAAGAAGAGGTCAAGCTCTCCCACGCGTTCCACAATAGCTATAACTCATCGATACTTGTACTATCGGGGATATTACATGGAATTTGGTGGAACTCGGAGTGGAGGTTACGCTAAAGTCGGCACATATAGATGGGGATCTCGATGTTCGGCTGATACAGAAAGCAGACCAGCGGGGTGGAGCAGGGTATCCCTGGACTGTATGAGAAAATGTGCTGACAGTTATAAGTGGATGTACGGCTCGTTCCATTGGTATAACAACAACTGTCACGATTTTGCAAATAGAATGGCGAGAGTTCTGTACGACGGCCGGTACAGTAGCAGTTACTGCCCCTGGTGGTGTACATATAGGAAGTAA
- the LOC128221947 gene encoding T-cell-specific guanine nucleotide triphosphate-binding protein 2-like isoform X3, which produces MIAKKEHPVGCKVRTNKFQPLMNPSQRFCKDVILTETLRENLQKVTDKHIPSDEVPGRRQPGPLHFEEQISDAPGKRGPNTTAAKGSDRTKLAKLLLEYINKIGGIAKVKMDYYITLLINNSDEEMQQQVDNDLSSWKNVQIEIAIAGESGSGKSSFINAVLGLTADDEGAAAVGCTETTMEVTKYVHPETQNIAFYDLPGIGTPKFPKDNYIELVNLDKYDFFLLLSQQRFKENDMWFANEIEKRNKKFFFVRTHIHKDMLASKQSHPRSHNRRKVIEEIRENIRKHLLDGGIHLKNVYIALIDNYERQDYDFEELLLKLVEKAPELKKEALIYSLSERSRGIIQMKAKFLKGRMGGIAIYASLFSLMSHENREEVMKLMFHECSLYQQQLGINTASLEIDALQLKVDKDEIVKEIKMSSYTEHDLESIFSKEWKSVPALIKRIPIVCSITCAIRTYTTCVACLKSVLELCEKDALALNAYRLSTGFK; this is translated from the exons ATGATAGCAAAG AAGGAGCATCCAGTCGGCTGCAAAGTGAGGACCAACAAGTTTCAGCCCTTAATGAATCCATCGCAGCGCTTTTGCAAG GATGTAATTCTGACTGAGACACTTAGAGAAAACCTCCAAAAAGTGACTGATAAGc ATATTCCGAGTGATGAAGTGCCGGGACGCCGACAGCCTGGACCTTTACATTTTGAG GAACAAATTTCTGATGCACCAGGAAAACGTGGACCAAACACGACTGCTGCAAAGG GTTCTGATCGCACCAAGCTTGCAAAATTATTGCTggaatatataaacaaa ATTGGGGGCATTGCAAAAGTAAAAATGGACTATTACATTACTCTGCTAATTAACAACAGTGATGAAGAGATGCAACAACAGGTTGACAATGACCTGTCCAGTTGGAAAAATGTGCAAATTGAAATTGCAATAGCAGGGGAAAGTGGATCTGGAAAATCGTCTTTCATCAACGCCGTTCTCGGTTTAACAGCAGACGACGAAGGAGCTGCGGCGGTTGGATGTACTGAAACTACAATGGAAGTGACGAAATATGTTCATCCAGAGACACAAAATATCGCATTTTATGATTTGCCAGGTATTGGTACTCCAAAATTTCCAAAAGACAACTATATTGAACTTGTCAACTTAGACAAGTACGATTTCTTTTTACTACTTTCACAACAAAGATTTAAGGAAAACGATATGTGGTTTGCCAATGAAATagagaaaagaaacaaaaagttTTTCTTTGTAAGAACGCACATACATAAAGACATGCTGGCAAGCAAACAGTCACACCCCAGATCGCACAACAGGCGGAAGGTCATTGAAGAAATAAGGGAAAACATAAGGAAACACCTTCTAGATGGCggaatacatttgaaaaatgtatatatagcTCTTATTGATAATTACGAGAGGCAAGATTACGATTTTGAAGAATTGTTACTTAAGCTCGTAGAAAAGGCCCCAGAACTGAAAAAAGAAGCGCTCATCTATTCCTTATCTGAACGTTCTCGTGGAATTATTCAGATGAAAGCAAAATTTCTCAAAGGCCGAATGGGGGGAATAGCTATTTATGCatctcttttttctttaatgtcACATGAAAATCGAGAAGAAGTGATGAAACTTATGTTCCATGAATGTAGTTTGTATCAGCAACAGTTAGGGATTAACACAGCAAGCTTGGAAATTGATGCACTTCAACTGAAAGTTGACAAAGATGAGATagtaaaagaaattaaaatgtcTTCATACACAGAACACGATTTGGAaagtatattttcaaaagaatgGAAGTCAGTCCCTGCTTTAATCAAACGTATTCCCATTGTTTGCAGCATCACTTGCGCCATTCGTACATACACAACTTGTGTTGCCTGTTTGAAAAGTGTGTTAGAGTTGTGTGAAAAAGATGCACTGGCATTAAATGCATATCGGCTTTCCACTGGATTTAAATAA
- the LOC128221947 gene encoding T-cell-specific guanine nucleotide triphosphate-binding protein 2-like isoform X4, which translates to MNPSQRFCKDVILTETLRENLQKVTDKHIPSDEVPGRRQPGPLHFEEQISDAPGKRGPNTTAAKGSDRTKLAKLLLEYINKIGGIAKVKMDYYITLLINNSDEEMQQQVDNDLSSWKNVQIEIAIAGESGSGKSSFINAVLGLTADDEGAAAVGCTETTMEVTKYVHPETQNIAFYDLPGIGTPKFPKDNYIELVNLDKYDFFLLLSQQRFKENDMWFANEIEKRNKKFFFVRTHIHKDMLASKQSHPRSHNRRKVIEEIRENIRKHLLDGGIHLKNVYIALIDNYERQDYDFEELLLKLVEKAPELKKEALIYSLSERSRGIIQMKAKFLKGRMGGIAIYASLFSLMSHENREEVMKLMFHECSLYQQQLGINTASLEIDALQLKVDKDEIVKEIKMSSYTEHDLESIFSKEWKSVPALIKRIPIVCSITCAIRTYTTCVACLKSVLELCEKDALALNAYRLSTGFK; encoded by the exons ATGAATCCATCGCAGCGCTTTTGCAAG GATGTAATTCTGACTGAGACACTTAGAGAAAACCTCCAAAAAGTGACTGATAAGc ATATTCCGAGTGATGAAGTGCCGGGACGCCGACAGCCTGGACCTTTACATTTTGAG GAACAAATTTCTGATGCACCAGGAAAACGTGGACCAAACACGACTGCTGCAAAGG GTTCTGATCGCACCAAGCTTGCAAAATTATTGCTggaatatataaacaaa ATTGGGGGCATTGCAAAAGTAAAAATGGACTATTACATTACTCTGCTAATTAACAACAGTGATGAAGAGATGCAACAACAGGTTGACAATGACCTGTCCAGTTGGAAAAATGTGCAAATTGAAATTGCAATAGCAGGGGAAAGTGGATCTGGAAAATCGTCTTTCATCAACGCCGTTCTCGGTTTAACAGCAGACGACGAAGGAGCTGCGGCGGTTGGATGTACTGAAACTACAATGGAAGTGACGAAATATGTTCATCCAGAGACACAAAATATCGCATTTTATGATTTGCCAGGTATTGGTACTCCAAAATTTCCAAAAGACAACTATATTGAACTTGTCAACTTAGACAAGTACGATTTCTTTTTACTACTTTCACAACAAAGATTTAAGGAAAACGATATGTGGTTTGCCAATGAAATagagaaaagaaacaaaaagttTTTCTTTGTAAGAACGCACATACATAAAGACATGCTGGCAAGCAAACAGTCACACCCCAGATCGCACAACAGGCGGAAGGTCATTGAAGAAATAAGGGAAAACATAAGGAAACACCTTCTAGATGGCggaatacatttgaaaaatgtatatatagcTCTTATTGATAATTACGAGAGGCAAGATTACGATTTTGAAGAATTGTTACTTAAGCTCGTAGAAAAGGCCCCAGAACTGAAAAAAGAAGCGCTCATCTATTCCTTATCTGAACGTTCTCGTGGAATTATTCAGATGAAAGCAAAATTTCTCAAAGGCCGAATGGGGGGAATAGCTATTTATGCatctcttttttctttaatgtcACATGAAAATCGAGAAGAAGTGATGAAACTTATGTTCCATGAATGTAGTTTGTATCAGCAACAGTTAGGGATTAACACAGCAAGCTTGGAAATTGATGCACTTCAACTGAAAGTTGACAAAGATGAGATagtaaaagaaattaaaatgtcTTCATACACAGAACACGATTTGGAaagtatattttcaaaagaatgGAAGTCAGTCCCTGCTTTAATCAAACGTATTCCCATTGTTTGCAGCATCACTTGCGCCATTCGTACATACACAACTTGTGTTGCCTGTTTGAAAAGTGTGTTAGAGTTGTGTGAAAAAGATGCACTGGCATTAAATGCATATCGGCTTTCCACTGGATTTAAATAA
- the LOC128221947 gene encoding T-cell-specific guanine nucleotide triphosphate-binding protein 2-like isoform X2 yields the protein MDSADQSDPINRKDSHKGQQQRLPCDNDSKEGASSRLQSEDQQVSALNESIAALLQGSSQAEAFDCIHAALDIDLEIFRVMKCRDADSLDLYILRNKFLMHQENVDQTRLLQRIGGIAKVKMDYYITLLINNSDEEMQQQVDNDLSSWKNVQIEIAIAGESGSGKSSFINAVLGLTADDEGAAAVGCTETTMEVTKYVHPETQNIAFYDLPGIGTPKFPKDNYIELVNLDKYDFFLLLSQQRFKENDMWFANEIEKRNKKFFFVRTHIHKDMLASKQSHPRSHNRRKVIEEIRENIRKHLLDGGIHLKNVYIALIDNYERQDYDFEELLLKLVEKAPELKKEALIYSLSERSRGIIQMKAKFLKGRMGGIAIYASLFSLMSHENREEVMKLMFHECSLYQQQLGINTASLEIDALQLKVDKDEIVKEIKMSSYTEHDLESIFSKEWKSVPALIKRIPIVCSITCAIRTYTTCVACLKSVLELCEKDALALNAYRLSTGFK from the exons ATGGATTCTGCTGACCAAAGTGACCCAATCAATCGAAAAGACAGCCATAAAGGGCAGCAACAACGATTGCCATGCGACAATGATAGCAAAG AAGGAGCATCCAGTCGGCTGCAAAGTGAGGACCAACAAGTTTCAGCCCTTAATGAATCCATCGCAGCGCTTTTGCAAGG GAGTTCCCAAGCAGAGGCCTTTGATTGTATACATGCTGCATTGGACATTGACTTGGAG ATATTCCGAGTGATGAAGTGCCGGGACGCCGACAGCCTGGACCTTTACATTTTGAG GAACAAATTTCTGATGCACCAGGAAAACGTGGACCAAACACGACTGCTGCAAAGG ATTGGGGGCATTGCAAAAGTAAAAATGGACTATTACATTACTCTGCTAATTAACAACAGTGATGAAGAGATGCAACAACAGGTTGACAATGACCTGTCCAGTTGGAAAAATGTGCAAATTGAAATTGCAATAGCAGGGGAAAGTGGATCTGGAAAATCGTCTTTCATCAACGCCGTTCTCGGTTTAACAGCAGACGACGAAGGAGCTGCGGCGGTTGGATGTACTGAAACTACAATGGAAGTGACGAAATATGTTCATCCAGAGACACAAAATATCGCATTTTATGATTTGCCAGGTATTGGTACTCCAAAATTTCCAAAAGACAACTATATTGAACTTGTCAACTTAGACAAGTACGATTTCTTTTTACTACTTTCACAACAAAGATTTAAGGAAAACGATATGTGGTTTGCCAATGAAATagagaaaagaaacaaaaagttTTTCTTTGTAAGAACGCACATACATAAAGACATGCTGGCAAGCAAACAGTCACACCCCAGATCGCACAACAGGCGGAAGGTCATTGAAGAAATAAGGGAAAACATAAGGAAACACCTTCTAGATGGCggaatacatttgaaaaatgtatatatagcTCTTATTGATAATTACGAGAGGCAAGATTACGATTTTGAAGAATTGTTACTTAAGCTCGTAGAAAAGGCCCCAGAACTGAAAAAAGAAGCGCTCATCTATTCCTTATCTGAACGTTCTCGTGGAATTATTCAGATGAAAGCAAAATTTCTCAAAGGCCGAATGGGGGGAATAGCTATTTATGCatctcttttttctttaatgtcACATGAAAATCGAGAAGAAGTGATGAAACTTATGTTCCATGAATGTAGTTTGTATCAGCAACAGTTAGGGATTAACACAGCAAGCTTGGAAATTGATGCACTTCAACTGAAAGTTGACAAAGATGAGATagtaaaagaaattaaaatgtcTTCATACACAGAACACGATTTGGAaagtatattttcaaaagaatgGAAGTCAGTCCCTGCTTTAATCAAACGTATTCCCATTGTTTGCAGCATCACTTGCGCCATTCGTACATACACAACTTGTGTTGCCTGTTTGAAAAGTGTGTTAGAGTTGTGTGAAAAAGATGCACTGGCATTAAATGCATATCGGCTTTCCACTGGATTTAAATAA
- the LOC128221947 gene encoding T-cell-specific guanine nucleotide triphosphate-binding protein 2-like isoform X1 — MDSADQSDPINRKDSHKGQQQRLPCDNDSKEGASSRLQSEDQQVSALNESIAALLQGSSQAEAFDCIHAALDIDLEDVILTETLRENLQKVTDKHIPSDEVPGRRQPGPLHFEEQISDAPGKRGPNTTAAKGSDRTKLAKLLLEYINKIGGIAKVKMDYYITLLINNSDEEMQQQVDNDLSSWKNVQIEIAIAGESGSGKSSFINAVLGLTADDEGAAAVGCTETTMEVTKYVHPETQNIAFYDLPGIGTPKFPKDNYIELVNLDKYDFFLLLSQQRFKENDMWFANEIEKRNKKFFFVRTHIHKDMLASKQSHPRSHNRRKVIEEIRENIRKHLLDGGIHLKNVYIALIDNYERQDYDFEELLLKLVEKAPELKKEALIYSLSERSRGIIQMKAKFLKGRMGGIAIYASLFSLMSHENREEVMKLMFHECSLYQQQLGINTASLEIDALQLKVDKDEIVKEIKMSSYTEHDLESIFSKEWKSVPALIKRIPIVCSITCAIRTYTTCVACLKSVLELCEKDALALNAYRLSTGFK, encoded by the exons ATGGATTCTGCTGACCAAAGTGACCCAATCAATCGAAAAGACAGCCATAAAGGGCAGCAACAACGATTGCCATGCGACAATGATAGCAAAG AAGGAGCATCCAGTCGGCTGCAAAGTGAGGACCAACAAGTTTCAGCCCTTAATGAATCCATCGCAGCGCTTTTGCAAGG GAGTTCCCAAGCAGAGGCCTTTGATTGTATACATGCTGCATTGGACATTGACTTGGAG GATGTAATTCTGACTGAGACACTTAGAGAAAACCTCCAAAAAGTGACTGATAAGc ATATTCCGAGTGATGAAGTGCCGGGACGCCGACAGCCTGGACCTTTACATTTTGAG GAACAAATTTCTGATGCACCAGGAAAACGTGGACCAAACACGACTGCTGCAAAGG GTTCTGATCGCACCAAGCTTGCAAAATTATTGCTggaatatataaacaaa ATTGGGGGCATTGCAAAAGTAAAAATGGACTATTACATTACTCTGCTAATTAACAACAGTGATGAAGAGATGCAACAACAGGTTGACAATGACCTGTCCAGTTGGAAAAATGTGCAAATTGAAATTGCAATAGCAGGGGAAAGTGGATCTGGAAAATCGTCTTTCATCAACGCCGTTCTCGGTTTAACAGCAGACGACGAAGGAGCTGCGGCGGTTGGATGTACTGAAACTACAATGGAAGTGACGAAATATGTTCATCCAGAGACACAAAATATCGCATTTTATGATTTGCCAGGTATTGGTACTCCAAAATTTCCAAAAGACAACTATATTGAACTTGTCAACTTAGACAAGTACGATTTCTTTTTACTACTTTCACAACAAAGATTTAAGGAAAACGATATGTGGTTTGCCAATGAAATagagaaaagaaacaaaaagttTTTCTTTGTAAGAACGCACATACATAAAGACATGCTGGCAAGCAAACAGTCACACCCCAGATCGCACAACAGGCGGAAGGTCATTGAAGAAATAAGGGAAAACATAAGGAAACACCTTCTAGATGGCggaatacatttgaaaaatgtatatatagcTCTTATTGATAATTACGAGAGGCAAGATTACGATTTTGAAGAATTGTTACTTAAGCTCGTAGAAAAGGCCCCAGAACTGAAAAAAGAAGCGCTCATCTATTCCTTATCTGAACGTTCTCGTGGAATTATTCAGATGAAAGCAAAATTTCTCAAAGGCCGAATGGGGGGAATAGCTATTTATGCatctcttttttctttaatgtcACATGAAAATCGAGAAGAAGTGATGAAACTTATGTTCCATGAATGTAGTTTGTATCAGCAACAGTTAGGGATTAACACAGCAAGCTTGGAAATTGATGCACTTCAACTGAAAGTTGACAAAGATGAGATagtaaaagaaattaaaatgtcTTCATACACAGAACACGATTTGGAaagtatattttcaaaagaatgGAAGTCAGTCCCTGCTTTAATCAAACGTATTCCCATTGTTTGCAGCATCACTTGCGCCATTCGTACATACACAACTTGTGTTGCCTGTTTGAAAAGTGTGTTAGAGTTGTGTGAAAAAGATGCACTGGCATTAAATGCATATCGGCTTTCCACTGGATTTAAATAA
- the LOC128221022 gene encoding uncharacterized protein LOC128221022 isoform X1, whose product MRHTAFIFVMLLVLVGVQVQVSQAVVYYPYYFGETSFSCLGKKKGRKRRSNHPTRYTLKLTHRYLFYRGYYFEFGERGRKGPNDLNVSTKKWGSSSCPSGKETSVAGRSKVTVSCLKKCAEKYTSRYGDYAVLSNNCHHFANRMSEVLYNDLNNERLYGCSCPPWCRARTGR is encoded by the exons ATGAGACACAcggcttttatatttgttatg TTGCTGGTACTGGTAGGTGTGCAAGTACAAGTATCACAAGCCG ttGTCTACTATCCATACTATTTCGGCGAGACTTCATTTTCGTGCCTTGGAAAAAAGAAAGGACGGAAAAGGCGGTCCAACCATCCGACGCGTTACACACTTAAGTTAACACACCGATACTTGTTCTATCGGGGATATTACTTCGAATTTGGGGAACGCGGTCGGAAAGGGCCGAATGATCTTAACGTCAGTACCAAAAAGTGGGGCTCGTCTTCATGTCCGTCTGGCAAGGAAACCAGCGTAGCTGGTCGAAGCAAAGTGACCGTGAGCTGCTTGAAGAAATGTGCTGAGAAATATACATCGCGATATGGAGATTACGCTGTGTTAAGCAACAACTGTCACCATTTTGCGAATAGAATGTCGGAAGTTCTGTATAACGATCTTAACAACGAAAGGCTCTACGGATGTTCCTGTCCCCCGTGGTGCAG ggCCAGGACAGGACGGTAA
- the LOC128221022 gene encoding uncharacterized protein LOC128221022 isoform X2 has protein sequence MRNTAFIFVTLLVLVGVQVQVSQAVVYYPYYFGETSFSCLGKKKGRKRRSNHPTRYTLKLTHRYLFYRGYYFEFGERGRKGPNDLNVSTKKWGSSSCPSGKETSVAGRSKVTVSCLKKCAEKYTSRYGDYAVLSNNCHHFANRMSEVLYNDLNNERLYGCSCPPWCRARTGR, from the exons ATGAGGAACACGGCTTTCATATTTGTTACG TTGCTGGTACTGGTAGGTGTGCAAGTACAAGTATCACAAGCCG ttGTCTACTATCCATACTATTTCGGCGAGACTTCATTTTCGTGCCTTGGAAAAAAGAAAGGACGGAAAAGGCGGTCCAACCATCCGACGCGTTACACACTTAAGTTAACACACCGATACTTGTTCTATCGGGGATATTACTTCGAATTTGGGGAACGCGGTCGGAAAGGGCCGAATGATCTTAACGTCAGTACCAAAAAGTGGGGCTCGTCTTCATGTCCGTCTGGCAAGGAAACCAGCGTAGCTGGTCGAAGCAAAGTGACCGTGAGCTGCTTGAAGAAATGTGCTGAGAAATATACATCGCGATATGGAGATTACGCTGTGTTAAGCAACAACTGTCACCATTTTGCGAATAGAATGTCGGAAGTTCTGTATAACGATCTTAACAACGAAAGGCTCTACGGATGTTCCTGTCCCCCGTGGTGCAG ggCCAGGACAGGACGGTAA